A stretch of DNA from Lycium ferocissimum isolate CSIRO_LF1 chromosome 4, AGI_CSIRO_Lferr_CH_V1, whole genome shotgun sequence:
taggaTAATTATCCAAGATCCTACACTAGACTATTCTAGATAATTCTATCTCACATTATCTAAAGAATTTCTAGACAATTcctaaatacaatatatatcaaagatattatattataactttctagaaactcttttaaatatctatgatatttttgttcttccaaaaaatttactttaatttttcacatgTCCTTGTGCTATTTGAAATTGAGCTAACTTTACTGTTTTGTACTAATTTCAAATTATATTCAAAATTTAGAGGGTAAACTTGTGAACTCTAATGAGAAGGCAATATCAGATATTACTTAAACCAAATTTTAAATTACGGAGAAGGCTCATATATGCCATCAAATTATCGAAAATGGATCATTATGCCACTCggcaatagtttgactcatttatgacATCGTCGTTACCAAAATGctcatccatgtcatttttcACTAATgccggttttacaataccagatatgacgtGTGGCCTCCAATTAAAGGTCTATATCATTTAATTGAACCAACACAAATGAAATCCtaaattaaatcaaaacccGACTCATACACCCGATCCATCCAAATCCTTTTAACCCTATTGTATAGATGTTAAAATGGTTAACAATTGGTTTTTGTTATCACAATTAGTTTAACATTTAAAGATAACATTCAGCTGTTAAGTGTTAAACTAATTGTAATAACACATTCATATGTTAAGTGTTAGGGATTTAATTTGTGTCGGTTTAATTAAACAACGTGGACTTCTAGTTGGTGGTCACGTGTCATATATGTTTTTGCAAAAATCggtgttaatgaaaaatgacacGATGCGCCATTTTGGTAACAGCAATGATATAAACGAGCCAaacgatggcataaatgatcaaatattgacgagtgacataaatgagtcaaataATTTGATGGCGTATTTGAGGGACACATCAAAAGTTAAAGGGTAAACTTGGACTTGGACTTCCACTGTGAACACTGTAGAGCTCTCTAAGTCGAAATTAGAGGAAGCGTTGAGTAATAAAGGACTAACGCTGCCGTCTGTACACCACTCGGGATTTCTCTCCAGGTCTTACACTTccatttctcaaattaaacttttgaattaaaaaaaggaggagaaatTAGAATAGCATACATTTTAGGCTGTTCTTCAATAAattaatgtgatttttgtacttttttgtTTGCTAAAAACTAGAACACGTGACATCTAAGGTTTACTTAAATGGGATTTTTCTTGGATAATAACCGGGGAAGTGATTATATCTGAAAAGCCATATGTTTCAGTTCCCAATAATGAATTAGCAAAATGTGAATGGTGTTTCACTTCAACTAACCTTAAGATATGTTCTGCATGCCATGTGTTTACTACTGTGGTAACACATCATTGTACTTCAATTAATTTAACTGAATGCTGTTTTctagataatttttttgaggGACCACAAGTATTTAGTTCCTGTAGACATAAACGCTGctccctccgtcctaatttatatGGTACAGTTggaatttcgagagtcaatctAAGTTTTTCTTTTGACCATAAGTTATTTCTgtgccttttaaatattttaagttgttaattattgtgatttatagtacTTCTATGTCTAAATTCGTTTAGAAATTTGAATCTCGACATTTCAACacaaattgggatagagggagtatcaAAATTAGTGCCACGTTGTGTGTTTAATTTTCCTTTGGGCAACTTATAATTATGGTGAAAGCTAATTGCAGAAGTCAGATTGGAAGGGTTGAATGCAAGGTCAAGTCAAAAGCTGACAAGGAAAGGATAAAATCCATTACGTTCGCCCAGTATAAGGTTGATGGTTAAGCTTTATCTGAGAAGGTCAAGGTCCCTCTACTTTCTTGTTTCTACAACTCAGCTGCGATTAAGTTAATATTCTCATTTAGTGAATGTTTGctagttgaattttgtgtttgttattcaaaatttgatttatttgggCGAATGAATGCGTCAGAATATAAGCAGCAGCGAGCAAGACAATTAAGGTGGGGTAACGGGCAGTCTTAGAGTAAGCTCACTTGATTACGTATTAGTGTAGCAAGTTGGAGAACCGTAGATATTTCAAGAAATGGAGCATATGTAACTTGGATAATATTGCTATCACTGGATGTGATGCTTACACGTCTTTGTTTCTTGTTCTGAgttattttaatataatttgtaTCTGTGAGTCAAAATGAGGTCTTTGCCTGCTTTCTGTTATTACTTAATCCTTTATGTTAAAAGAGGGTGGAGTTGAAGGATATTCTGGAAAACACATAAAGTCAATTGACAAGGCTATCTAATTCCTTGGATCCTTTTAATTCTTTAAGAAAGTCTGCGCCAGCTCGGACACGTCTTTGATTGAGCTAATTATACCAAGATAACCAGCTATACTTTTATTTAAACTTTTTGAATTTGTGTTCATAGGTGAAGttgtttttttatgtttttacaATCAAATGTGGTCTGCCAAGGGATCTGAGACATTCCTTATGAAATACAGTGTAATGAGGCGAAGGATCAGATTCAAACAGAACACCTCTTTATCTCATCTACTGAAAATCTGCAGGCTACTCAACATTCCTGATGTTTTCATTGACCATAGGAGTGAATTGCTGACGAAATgtctactccctccgtcccagtTTATGTGGTGGagtttgagaaagaaagacttttgaaacttgatcCAAGACAAGCCACAGACTTTTGTGTGGCTAGAAATCAGCTTTTTTAAGGGTAAAGCGAGAAGTTTAAAgctaaattgttactaaataagTATGACATTCTTtgtgggacagactaaaaaataAAGCATGAGACGTAAATTGGAACAGAGAAAGTACatgaaagaaaaggggaaatcGGACATCCTTAACAGTTAGAAAGTGAAAAGATTGACAGTAACCATTTGTTTGGAAACCGTGAAGGAAAAGGAATGGAGGTTGACTAAGTTTCCCATTTCCTGGTTTGGTTtgacaaaagaaaaatgaaggaaattgaaATCAGGAAAATATATTCCTCCTTGgtctgctatatctctctttTGGGAGGGAGAACTAAAGACCATTGTGAAAGGAGAATCAGTTTATGTCATCTCTTATATTTTATCGTTCTATACTTAGTTTCCGACAAAGTATAAGATCTTTATATGTGCATTGAAGTACCTAATTCCATCATCAAATTGTTTGGAATAGTTGATGGCTAGAAAACTCAAATAATTGCTTCAGAACCGTGGAAACCTCAATATTTGCTATATAAAAGTAGTTAAGGTTCCAAAGTAGCCGCAATATATGTGCGAGCAGGTTTAATCGCTTCAGACATTGTTtgcttcttttttctcctttttatcAGATGTCATAGTTTCACGTAATTACTTCTCCTAATCAACTCTGATTTATCTTCTTACCCTTGCTGGAGTTTTCATTCTCGATTTTCAACCTTGTCATGCAAAATAGTCTTGCTATTGATAGTATATATGGGTTTTGCATGAAGCTCATATCTACTCCTTCACTGCCAGGTTATTCCAATTACAGTGATGGACAATTACAATCTGGTGGAATCCTGGGTGTCTCGTATCCTTGTGcttatacttatgattttctgatATAATTTTGAATGCTGTATTAAGGTCTATATTTGCTACATGTTTGACTTTCTGTTGTTCTCAACAAGTTTATTTCCCTAGATATGACTGATATTGATGAGAAGCAACTAGTTTTGTATGCTCAGATGGCAAACCTTGTCAGTCTGATTCTTCAATGACCCGAGATCAATGTAAAGGAGATTGCAGAAAACTTTTCTAAGGTATGGATTGTGGACCTGATTTTCGCTTCAGATGCTTCTAAAAACTATACAACCTTCCTCGTCCTGGAAACAAAAACTGTGCGACCTTATCCGTGTTGCATAGGCCTTTTATGAAAACTAGAGGACGGCATGGCTGAAGCCTTCCGTTATTCACTTGTCTGGAAGCCTTCCGTTATTCATTTCCCTTATCCTTTTTCTTATAAAATTCATTCTCTAACTTGGTGTTTCTCTATTGTCTTTTCTGAGGATGTTTAGTTTTCATGTAATGCACATACAATTTGTGACGCTGAACTGAAACCCCTGGGGACAGGCCATTACCCGGTAGTTTCTATGATCAACCACAGGTAGTTattgttgttaaaaaaaaattctagctaGTATATGTATTTCTCTAAATGGCCTTTTCGTGTTATAGTTGTTTGCCGAATTCGGTTCTAATATTTGAGGGACGAATGGCTGTTGTCCGAGCGGTGCAGCATATACACAAAGGTACTGAGGTAATAGAttgttttccaaattattttGGTCAAATCTCAATTAGtttaaattttcattaattGAAAAGTATGTTATCGTTCTGGAACTAAGAGTAAGATACAAATCAACCAACCAGAGGTTGATATCTGAAAATGCTTTCATTTGACAAGCAACTCCAATTTTGAGCAGGGATTGATAATTTGATTGCCAACctgaaaataatttaacttttgaTGAATGACCACATCAGATGGGTATTCTataattcatcacaatccaactTTGATGACATAGGAGTGATAGAATCACGGTAAAGTTAAAAGTGTGTAAATGACCTTTCCGGACAACTTTAAGGAGCAACTTATATATTAACTAATGAAATTAAGGTGAGGATACCTATTCTGCAACTTTGCACCAACTGAACAACAAACAGGTCATGTGAAGCTTTGCAccagaaaaacaaaagagagagcATCTATTTACATTTTTAAGTCTAATTTTGAAGCACTGTAAAAAAATTCTTGTAAAAACAAATCATATTAGTTTCCAGTTGAAATGCCACCACGAAATAAGAATACTGGGGAAATTGGTCCCGAATTCcattaaattttcattatatgCACCTGCAAAGATTTGTTATACTAAAAGTTAAAATGACGGAAATACCAATaccataaataatttaaatcacaGGACTAGCAGAAACCATGGACCTAAATTTCGAAGGATGATGTTTGGTACAATGACTTGCAATTTGTAACTTTTAACTTGTTTTGGAATTCTATCTCCAACTTTTCAATTGGCAATAACATTTTATATTGAAAGACTAAATCCAGACAAGCTCGTTAGAATCATTCTATGTATTCCTTCACCTAGAAAAGGAGATTCTCGACACTGGAAAAGGTTCAGCAACAATTTGCCTTCCTCTCTCCAAAAGTGACCCGAATACAAATCGACATCCTTCCAACCTCACTCATCATTAAGAGTCCCAGTGAAGGCCTACActcatctttaacattataTGGGACTGGGAGCTTatatcataagaagctcttgAAAGACAGTTGTGCAGCAACCTGAGCTTTAGGATTATCTGTTCAAATCTGGAGTATTTCTCATCGGATCCGAGGCTGAGGGATCCTGGTTTCGTGCCTCTCCAAAATTTGATCTGCATTTGATGGCATGAAACTAAAAATTATCATACCCAGGCTCAAGCATCCATTATATGAATTGAGTTATCAGTGGAGTTAGTTGTAGAACAGATAGGATGCTACTACATGATAAACACCTATaatattgaattggaattagcAAACCTTTTCCTGTGACTTTGGTTTGTGTGAGGAATGTTCTCGGGAAACAGGAAAAGAATCCTTAAAATGTTGATGACAAGTTATCCATTAGCACTAACTAGGTGAGTGAAGTTCATGTATCTTCTCTAAGAAATTTAGGTAGTAACATTAGTGAGACACCAGAAAGCAAAAAAGGTTACTAGAGCAATTTAAAAAAAGTGCAAGGTCGGTAACACTGGCTCAGCTTCTGGGTTTGATGCATTCACTCCACTGATTATTGATCCTAGGTTCCTTATAGTACAAATATGCATGTACCACATCTTTCTCTCGACAGCAAGACAATGTCAACAATATATTATAAATCAACTACTAGAGCACATCTTTTGTCAATGCAATGCTTCACTTCAGCAAAAGCCAaggaaaagggagaaaaaatCCAGAAAACAGCAAGAGACATCACTGGTGAAAGAGAACTAGTTCCCTGTTCCAGACAACCACAAacaaatcttttcttttttaaaataacagaGTTGGCACAGTTACTACATACaaaaacatacccagtgtaatcccacaagtggggtctggggagggtagtcAGTAGTGTGTATGCAGACCTATTAATAACTACATGTTCTCGTAATATATCTAGGTCCCGTCTTTTTCACCTTATAAAGGAAATATCCAGCCAGTCACTAGTAGTTATTAGTAGGACTTTTAACAGCACCTATTTTCCAAATAATTGCTGTTCAGACCTCAATCTTTCCAGGAAACTAGAAGATATCACGTCGCAAAACTAAAATGTGAAAATCAGATAACTAAGATACACATTATTAAGTCCATGACTCCCTTGTCATTGCAAATAATATAACCAAGGATACAAAGGATTCATATCGCTGATTCCAACTAAAAAAGGATTGAGACACGGTTGATTGATACAGAACAGCAACCAATACTGCCAGTTCCTGTCTCGTATTTGGTAGGCGGTCTGGAAGGTGAGAAGTCAGAGACTCTTTGAAGGAAAACATGAGAGTGTACATAGATTGAAGTACAGAGCTATTTAGTGTGAAAACCTTGATGTAATAGAGCTAGGGCATGTAAATCATGGCAACTCTCCCAAATAGAATTTAGGAGTGCTGTATATTAGACTACCTCAACTCCTTGTGTGTGCAGTAATGGAGTTGAGTTTTTGCTTTCTGTAATGCACACTCCACAGCATCACTTGATGTTAGTTGCAATAGAACTCCTTACAGATTAAAAAGTAACCAGTACTGCCAGTAACATGTGACATGATCATATCATGTGGACCTTTTTGGTCGGAACACAATTCTTAATGCAGCATATTAATGAGAAATGAAGAGCTCGTCAATGAGACACTTTAATAAGACTCACCCGCATGTTGAGCATTTCTTGTGATGCTTGCAGAATATTGATAAACAAACAGAGCATATGTAACCCATGTCAATCGTGTTTTTATGGCAAAAGCACCTGCAAGTTAGTAGCAAACTTAATCAGACAAGCGGCAATACTTAATTTAATTGAGTGTGACGAGGGCGAAGAGTAATCCCAAACAAATTGGGGGCTAAATTAAAGAATTTGTGTCAGAATGGACTGGAAACTGAGCACAGATTTATTTGAGTTTAGATAGCAGGATACTCTGCTTTTGCTATTAGTAGCATAGGTCTCCTTGAAAAacattccttttcctttttgttgtaAAAGGATTCCATTGGATGCTTTTCAATTTGCAAACATAACTAGTGTGATTGAAAGAGAAAGTGGTCACCACCATCTAAAAGTAGCTCAGACAGAAAATTCCAGTTCATCAGTTTCTTACTTTCAATTATTGTAAGTGTTTCTGACCCTACTTTAAGTAAGGGTCCAGGCCTGTGTTGTTTCTCGGCACCCTGTTTCTATATTATGTAATTCAAGTTCTGgttcaatttcaaaaattcagATTCTTGATTGCCACTACTTAGCATACACTGGTTTGAATATTAAATGGttcatgtttcttactttcaGATGAGAGAGGTTCTTTACAGAAAGAGCCAAATGAAAAGCACACATGAAGATGAAGGCTATAAATTAGGGGATATGCACAATCTGTAATACTAACCAATTATAAAATTACCAGCTCATCATatgagaaataatttaattaataggCACGCTGAATCACTTACGATGCACGGAAGTCAACTCCCACAGGTCTGGGAAGTTGCAAAAAAACCCGAGAATGTAAATCGGTCGCAAAAACTGTCTGTAAATATTACAGTCTCATCAGTattttcaaatgaaaaaaaaaaggacatttgaaaaagtattttcaaatgaaaaatagaaaacatctaACACGAGACATTCTATAAATAAAGCATCTCAAATAAAACGAGGCATTTAACCATCTTAAAAATCACACCAAGTGAATGAAAACACATGGTACATCAACAGATCCGACAGAAACATGCCAACTTGATATCATATTCAGGAAACCAGGCAGACGATGATATCCGGCCTTTGGTgcaatgaaatgaaaaaaagaaaaactaattttatatAAGCAATCAATTTCAAAATAACTTCTGGGGCAGATATTATATTCTAGTCATGAAAGTGGTTGTAGCAACGGACCATTGATTTCCATGCAAAGTGAACGATTTTGAAAACAAGATCATACAACAATTACATCTACATTCATGATATTATCATATCCTACTCATAAAGGCATAGCATGAACAGTTCGCTATAGAGGGCAAAAGAAAAGTCATTGAACTGGTAGTCCAAATGACATTTGGAGAAGAGTTTCTATCCACAAAGCGTAAATTGTTACTTTTCAGTCATATGAAGTGCAAATCGTCACCATTTGGTTGATCACTGTATATCCAACCGCAACAGATAAGCATACGTATCAGAAGATAGAAACCAGATTTAAAATAGGGAAAACTTTTGGCAGGTCTTTTCAGTGTAAGCTCCtcggaaaaaaaattacatacaATAAACAAATCAAAGTATAGTGACTTGTTCAACATACTTCCAATTCAGATAGAAACTAATGTTTAGAGGCAGCACCGGAGACAACCGTATATGTTCAATGTTGGATACAATACAAGCTATTGACGAGTTAAAATCGTAAGCTAGAGATAACTTAGTAGTAACAATTTAAATAACACTTACAGAGAGATATTGAAACAGTCCATCTGATACTTGGGGTTTCAAATATACACCACCAGTGATGTAAGAAGCCTGACCCCAGATATGCACCATTACATCAGTAAGCCAAAATAAAACTCATGCTGGAAGGAATAGATTTAAAACCAAAACTTGCAAGTATAGAAATGCTACCTGCTGAAGAAAAGCAGAATGCTGAGATCCTATTACACATGAATCAATGGGCACCTGCAATAAAaatgcattgcatttcatagaGTAGAAATACAATATAACAATCTGAGTACGGATCCCTAACTTTATAAATTCTACATTTATGAAGACAATATGACTACTTTCTAATTAATCTAGAAGGAAATGAAACGGTTacaaaattgaaggaaagaatTGCTAAATCCTCTATATACCATTGAACGTTGAGCTGAGAAAATTGAATTCATGACTGCAACATATCTGCAAAAAAGAACATGTTTCAGCAGAGAACCTAACAATGAGAAGATTGTAGGTGCTGGTAAGATCCAACATACTGTCCGGGCCCATCTGGAGATCCATGCAGACATAATATCTGCCATAATTTCAAGCACAATTTCTTAGCGAATATAAATATTCATGTCCAACATAACAGAAAAGGAATCAAATTTTGaagtacaaaacaagaaaagacACGATCCTAACAATTACCTTACTGCTAAAGGAcactaaaatactaaatgatCAAATTAACAAATACAACAAACAGCATCAATGCTGTAGCAATATCTGGTAACATAACATTAAGAAATTGCCCATGAAATGGGACAGGAAACGGCAGTTGATGTGGGCATTTCAAGGGGAGACCTCTTGTAGATAGCTCCGGGAAGTGTGTTATCCCATGCCATGCACCACGCAAGGACTACTACAAGAAGTTTTTGTGTGAAGCATTCCCAGTTGAGAGTCATTTGCAGCACTATCTCCATGACAATTTCAACGCTGACGTGGTTGTTGGAGTTATTCAGAACAAGCAGGATGCTGTAGATTACCTTACATGGACATTTATGTACAGAAGGCTCACTCAGAATCCAAACTACTATAATCTGCAGGGTGTTAGTCACAGGCATATTTCGGATCACCTTTCAGAGCTGGTTGAGAATACTATCGGTGACTTGGAGTCAAGCAAATGTGTTACTGTGGTAGATGACATTTTGCTTTCACCCTAGAATCTTGGCAGGATTGCATCATATTATTACATCAGTTACACAACCATCGAACGTTTTAGCTCTTCTTTGACCTCCGAAACGAAGTTGAACGGCTTGCTTGAAATCTTGGCTTCAGCATCGGAGTATGAACAGATGCCAATAAGGCCCGGTGAAGAGGGGTTGATAAGAAGGTTAATTAATCATCAGCGCTTCTCTTTTGGGAATCCGAAATACACAGATCCTCATGTCAAGGCTAATGCTCTGTTACAAGCCTACTTCTCTAGGCAAGTGGTCGGTGGAAATCTTGCTTCTGACCAGCAAGGGGTACTTCTTTCTACTAGTAGGCTTCTTCAAGCAATGGTTGATGTAATATCAAGTAATGGATGGCTGAATCTAGCAATTCTAGCAATGGAAGCGAGCCAGATGATCACTCAAGGAGTGTGGAAGCGTGATTCTAGGCTTCTCCAACTCCCACACTTCACAAAGGAATTGGCTAAGAAGTACCAAGAGAATCCAGGAAAGAGTATAGAGACTGTGTTCGATTTAGTGGAGATGGAAGAAAACAAGAGGCGTGAGCTCTTGCAAATGTCAGAATCACAGCTTATGGACATTGACTGTTTCTGTAACCGGTATCCAGACATTGATTTGACATGTGATGTGCTGGACGGTTACTGGAAAAAGATCATCATTGCCAAATATGGAGCCCTAAATCATTGGAGTCCAAAGAAGAGCACATGTCCACACGGTGTTGGGCCATGGAAACACATCAGCAGCTTCCATCAGGTTCTCTTCCAGAATATATCCTACAAAGTTGGTAATGGGCTTCATGTGAAGTTCTGGGAGGACAGGTGGATTGGAAATGAAGCTTTAAAGGATTGCTATCCTGGTTTGTACCGAATTGCTATCAATCGGAAGGATACCAGAGTACAGAGAGAGTTATTGGCCTACACTTAGAAGGAATCTCAATGACTGGGAGATAAACGACGCGATTGCTCTTCTAGCATCACTTGGGGAATTTACTATGGATGATCAAACACCGGACAGGATTTTATGGGGAGTTTCTGAACAAAGGAGATCACCGTCAAAGAAAGCTATAATCTTTTGTGCTCTCAGAATGGTCTGTTAGAGGAATGGCCATGGAAACATTTTTGGAAGACAAAGATGCCTCTCAAAGTCTCATGCTTCACATGGTGTGCCCTCAGGGAAGCTATTCTTACACAGGATAACCTCAGCAGAAGGAAAATAACTCTAGTTAATAGATGCTTTTTTTGCCACAAAAGCTTGGAGACTGTCAACCACCTGCTGCTACATTGTCCAGTCACTGCTGAGATCTGGAGCTTctttt
This window harbors:
- the LOC132052448 gene encoding general transcription and DNA repair factor IIH subunit TFB4 isoform X3; protein product: MNQVVVIATGYNSCNYVFDSSTASMQRAECLLEKLEEFVDEDELLSQEDSVDGVEFSLLSGSLSMALCYIQRVFRSGPLHPQPRILCLHGSPDGPGQYVAVMNSIFSAQRSMVPIDSCVIGSQHSAFLQQASYITGGVYLKPQVSDGLFQYLSTVFATDLHSRVFLQLPRPVGVDFRASCFCHKNTIDMGYICSVCLSIFCKHHKKCSTCGSNFGEARNQDPSASDPMRNTPDLNR
- the LOC132052448 gene encoding general transcription and DNA repair factor IIH subunit TFB4 isoform X1; protein product: MTPVSSKLYADDVSLLMVLIDTNPYFWSFMKNTSFTFSKFLSHVLAFLNSILLLNQMNQVVVIATGYNSCNYVFDSSTASMQRAECLLEKLEEFVDEDELLSQEDSVDGVEFSLLSGSLSMALCYIQRVFRSGPLHPQPRILCLHGSPDGPGQYVAVMNSIFSAQRSMVPIDSCVIGSQHSAFLQQASYITGGVYLKPQVSDGLFQYLSTVFATDLHSRVFLQLPRPVGVDFRASCFCHKNTIDMGYICSVCLSIFCKHHKKCSTCGSNFGEARNQDPSASDPMRNTPDLNR